Proteins co-encoded in one Polyangiaceae bacterium genomic window:
- a CDS encoding methyltransferase domain-containing protein → MTPESSLACPACASREHRLRFARGRHVIVRCERCGLHSALPRPNPEMLRAIYRDASYFAGDAYYLDYLGHRHNYERLARRVVARVLRHRAPPGIWFDVGAAAGFQLEVARRAGFETRGVEPCAAMAAHAQEEGLDVTQGELETTPLPHQTLHVVSFLDSLEHFLDPRHAVRLAFDALDARGVIVVQTPNVGSPAARLLAARWPHYTPPEHLFYFTRTSLTLLLERSGFRLLELSSLGHYFSLRELSRRLLGLRLDRAPLADHSVYLNSGDLFAIACKR, encoded by the coding sequence GTGACTCCAGAGAGCAGCCTCGCTTGCCCTGCCTGTGCGTCCCGAGAGCATCGCCTGCGCTTCGCGCGGGGGCGTCACGTCATCGTGCGCTGCGAACGCTGCGGCCTCCACTCGGCCCTGCCGCGCCCCAACCCCGAGATGCTTCGCGCCATCTATCGAGACGCGAGCTACTTCGCCGGAGATGCCTACTACCTGGACTACCTTGGACACCGCCACAACTACGAGCGTTTGGCGCGCCGAGTCGTGGCAAGAGTGCTGCGGCATCGCGCTCCGCCGGGCATTTGGTTCGATGTAGGTGCGGCTGCCGGCTTTCAGCTGGAGGTGGCTCGCCGCGCCGGCTTCGAAACGCGAGGCGTCGAGCCATGTGCGGCCATGGCGGCGCACGCGCAGGAGGAGGGACTGGACGTGACGCAGGGCGAGCTCGAAACGACTCCGCTTCCCCACCAGACACTTCACGTCGTCTCCTTCCTGGACTCCCTGGAGCATTTCCTGGACCCGCGCCACGCGGTGCGCTTGGCGTTCGATGCCCTCGATGCCCGCGGCGTCATCGTGGTGCAAACCCCAAACGTCGGCAGTCCGGCGGCCCGGCTCCTGGCAGCGCGTTGGCCCCACTACACTCCCCCTGAGCACCTCTTCTATTTCACTCGCACCTCACTGACGCTGCTGCTCGAACGCAGTGGGTTCAGACTGCTGGAGCTGTCCAGCTTGGGGCACTATTTCAGCCTCCGCGAGCTCTCACGGCGACTGCTGGGGTTGCGCCTGGACCGCGCTCCCCTCGCCGATCACAGCGTCTACCTGAACAGCGGTGACTTGTTCGCCATCGCGTGCAAACGCTGA
- a CDS encoding NAD(P)-dependent oxidoreductase, translating to MNILVTGGAGYIGTPLCMRLAQSGHRVLCWDPGFFGFHFPQPLQGIELRAERVQRLGVADLERFAPDWVLHLSGLSNDPMANFAPELNWEENTRATEHVGQLVQALGVPLLFASSASVYGFQPDVLLTEEADVAPIGHYSESKAAAERWLLDNVERVFCLRQATVMGPSPRMRFDLLTNGMTLTAWTQGKIPVLYGGREARPQVHILDLVDAYERVLATPALQRGVYNVSATNDNVLDVAHAIRNQLETEHDRRIELDVTDEARKHRSYALDSEKLRTRTGWVPARDVDATVRELSGLLASGSLDWEDPRTLNIRWMKLLVEAEAVLQRTGSLRPPSQQNG from the coding sequence ATGAACATCCTCGTCACGGGCGGCGCGGGGTACATCGGCACGCCGCTGTGCATGCGCCTTGCGCAGTCGGGGCACCGCGTACTGTGCTGGGACCCCGGATTCTTTGGTTTTCACTTCCCACAGCCGCTCCAGGGCATCGAACTGCGCGCCGAGCGAGTCCAGCGTCTCGGCGTCGCAGACTTGGAGCGCTTCGCACCGGATTGGGTGCTGCACCTGTCGGGCCTCAGCAATGATCCGATGGCGAACTTCGCACCGGAGCTCAACTGGGAAGAAAACACGCGGGCCACCGAACATGTCGGGCAACTGGTGCAGGCGCTCGGCGTCCCATTGCTGTTTGCCAGCAGTGCCAGCGTCTACGGCTTCCAACCCGACGTGCTGCTGACAGAGGAGGCTGACGTAGCGCCCATCGGCCACTACTCGGAATCGAAGGCGGCAGCAGAGCGCTGGTTGCTCGACAACGTCGAGCGTGTGTTCTGTCTTCGGCAAGCGACGGTGATGGGTCCGTCGCCGCGCATGCGCTTCGACTTGCTGACCAACGGCATGACGCTCACCGCCTGGACCCAGGGTAAGATCCCCGTGCTCTATGGCGGAAGAGAAGCGCGACCGCAGGTTCACATCCTCGACCTAGTGGATGCCTACGAGCGGGTGCTGGCGACTCCAGCTTTGCAGCGTGGCGTGTACAACGTGAGCGCCACCAACGACAACGTGCTGGACGTGGCCCATGCCATCCGCAACCAACTCGAGACCGAGCACGATCGCAGAATCGAACTCGACGTGACTGACGAAGCCCGCAAGCACCGCAGCTACGCCCTGGACAGCGAGAAGTTGCGCACGCGAACGGGATGGGTCCCTGCCCGAGACGTCGATGCGACCGTTCGCGAACTCAGTGGGCTTCTGGCAAGCGGTTCGCTGGACTGGGAGGACCCGCGCACGCTGAACATCCGTTGGATGAAGCTGCTGGTCGAGGCCGAGGCAGTGCTCCAGCGCACGGGCTCCCTGCGCCCGCCCAGCCAGCAAAATGGTTGA